In one Plasmodium falciparum 3D7 genome assembly, chromosome: 14 genomic region, the following are encoded:
- a CDS encoding protein phosphatase containing kelch-like domains, producing the protein MNNGSFKETSVCRKEKQKGDIPAPRFGHTATYLGNNKVAIFGGAIGDAGKYNITDDIYLYDLTQNKWKKLITENTPSARAAHAAACVDEQQLVIYGGATGGGSLSLDDLYILDLRKEQKYTWMTVPTKGVTPGRRYGHVMVYSKPNLIVFGGNDGQNTLNDVWYMHVEMPPFEWVRVIIPNTCKVPPQRVYHSADMCKEGPASGMIVIFGGRSAENKSLDDTWGLRQHRDGRWDWVEAPIKKGSPPEARYQHTSVFIGSKIFILGGRNDNGCAVPLSTALYNTETIEWVTLPSISKFRHTSWVYKYTIYTFGGFSHQTQQYPTNELECLECFNLLSSLNSLDSEKKKSIKQSSLKQKQLTNDNLKHSSSDLRNVNSYNLNSQDVINTQQHNISTNNQFNVSNELYDLKNNASICNTLANVPIVPNVQNVPNVPNVPNTHYRNMFDTSSNSSVFRLSNRPMSNKIRLSAHAHAVQENGSDFAFLVRKISIDKLEEEGRKINNGVLCTPVNYISEFKNTVYDKIITTLLNPNITQFEIQYNHNSESIFIIPWANISVLCSIVIDIFKQEDMVLKLRAPIKIYGDIHGQYYDLMRMFQLYKCPVEEDLGEKLNAIGDIDSNDYLFLGDYVDRGSNSLEVICLLFALKCKYPKQIHLIRGNHEDVAINSLYGFQEECKRRLKEDVTDKDSCWYQINQVFEWLPIGAIVEDKILCVHGGIGKSINQISDISQLKRPLVVSQVPQNLNEQKVTDLLWSDPTDNDSILGTIPNDIRDPDGTGHIVKYGPDRVHKFLEENDLQLIIRAHECVMDGFERFAGGKLITLFSATNYCNSHKNAGALLFIRRDLTVIPKLIYPAKDEVRFFNTWDTKMTELRPPTPPRNQPKMRELNFGAP; encoded by the exons ATGAATAATGGGTCGTTTAAAGAAACAAGTGTTTgtagaaaagaaaaacaaaaaggaGACATTCCTGCTCCTCGTTTTGGACACACTGCTACATACTTAGGTAATAACAAAGTTGCTATATTTGGCGGAGCTATTGGGGATGcaggaaaatataatataacagatgatatatatttatatgatttaacACAAAACAAATGGAAAAAGTTAATAACAGAGAATACACCATCTGCTAGAGCGGCCCATGCAGCTGCTTGCGTGGATGAACAACAATTGGTTATATATGGAGGAGCTACCGGTGGTGGTTCCTTATCTTTAGAtgatttgtatatattagatTTAAGAAAGgaacaaaaatatacatgGATGACAGTACCAACAAAAGGTGTAACTCCTGGGAGAAGATATGGACATGTAATGGTTTATAGTAAACCAAATTTGATAGTATTTGGAGGAAATGATGGGCAAAATACATTAAATGATGTATGGTATATGCATGTTGAAATGCCACCTTTTGAATGGGTTCGTGTTATTATTCCTAATACTTGTAAAGTGCCACCTCAAAGAGTGTATCATTCTGCAGATATGTGTAAAGAAGGACCAGCTAGTGGTATGATTGTTATATTTGGTGGTAGAAGTGCAGAAAATAAATCTTTAGATGATACCTGGGGATTAAGACAACATAGAGATGGAAGATGGGATTGGGTAGAAGCTcctataaaaaaaggaagtCCACCAGAAGCTCGTTATCAACATACATCTGTTTTTATAGGAtccaaaatatttattttaggTGGTAGAAATGATAACGGATGTGCTGTTCCTTTATCTACAGCTCTTTATAATACTGAAACCATTGAATGGGTTACATTACCGTCCATTTCTAAATTTAGACACACATCATGGGTCTACAAATATACCATATATACTTTTGGTGGGTTTAGTCATCAAACACAACAATACCCCACTAATGAATTAGAATGTTTAGAATGTTTCAATCTTTTATCATCCTTAAATTCTTTGGATtctgaaaagaaaaaaagtattAAACAGTCATctttaaaacaaaaacaattaACTAATGACAATTTGAAACACTCAAGTAGTGACCTTAGAAATGTAAattcttataatttaaatagtCAAGATGTTATTAATACACAACAACATAATATATCTACAAATAATCAATTTAATGTATCGAACGAACTCTATGATTTGAAGAATAATGCTAGTATTTGTAATACATTAGCAAATGTGCCTATTGTACCAAATGTACAAAATGTACCAAATGTGCCAAATGTACCAAATACACATTATAGAAATATGTTTGATACTTCATCTAACTCTTCCGTTTTTAGATTGTCCAACAGACCAATGTCGAATAAAATAAGGTTATCAGCACACGCTCATGCTGTTCAAGAGAATGGAAGTGATTTTGCTTTTCTTGTTCGTAAGATTTCTATAGACAAATTAGAAGAAGAAGGTAGAAAAATCAATAACGGTGTATTATGTACACctgtaaattatataagtgAATTTAAGAATACAGTTtatgataaaattattactaCATTATTAAATCCAAATATTACACAATTTGAAATACAATACAACCATAATTCAGAatcaatatttattataccaTGGGCTAATATTTCAGTATTATGTTCGATAgttatagatatatttaagCAAGAAGATATGGTATTAAAACTAAGAGCcccaataaaaatatatggtgATATACACGGTCAATATTATGATTTGATGCGTATGTtccaattatataaatgtccAGTAGAAGAAGATTTAggtgaaaaattaaatgcaATAGGAGATATTGATTCAaatgattatttatttttaggaGATTATGTGGATAGAGGTTCTAACAGTTTGGAAGTTATTTGTTTACTTTTCGCgttaaaatgtaaatatcCAAAACAAATTCATTTAATTCGAGGGAATCATGAAGATGTAGCTATTAATAGTCTTTATGGATTCCAAGAGGAATGTAAAAGAAGATTGAAAGAGGATGTAACAGATAAGGATTCTTGTTGGTACCAAATAAATCAAGTTTTTGAATGGTTACCAATAGGTGCTATTGTAGAAGATAAAATTTTATGTGTACATGGTGGAATTGGAAAATCCATTAATCAGATTTCTGATATTTCACAATTGAAAAGACCACTCGTAGTTTCACAAGTTCCTCAAAATTTGAATGAACAAAAAGTTACGGATTTATTATGGTCTGATCCAACTGATAATGATTCTATATTAGGAACCATTCCTAATGATATAAGAGACCCAGATGGTACAGGTCACATTGTTAAATATGGACCCGATCGTGTTCATAAATTTCTAGAAGAAAATGATCTTCAATTAATTATAAGAGCACATGAATGTGTTATGGATGGTTTTGAACGATTTGCAGGTGGAAAATTAATAACCTTATTTTCAGCAACAAATTATTGTAATTCACATAAAAATGCAGGagctttattatttattagaaGAGATCTTACTGTAATTCCAAAACTTATTTATCCAGCTAAAGACGAAGTGCGATTCTTTAATACATG GGATACCAAAATGACGGAGTTAAGACCACCAACACCACCAAGAAATCAACCCAAAATGAGAGAATTAAATTTTGGCGCACCATGA